One Helianthus annuus cultivar XRQ/B chromosome 7, HanXRQr2.0-SUNRISE, whole genome shotgun sequence genomic region harbors:
- the LOC110866634 gene encoding uncharacterized protein LOC110866634 encodes MLVNGKLTGSNQILNIIDVYAPQRVLEKKVGWNSLADILKSGVGQWVLLGDFNVVRFPEERKNSAFNRSCAKEFNDFIDECGLVEYSMKGRSFTFLAPNSTKLSKIDRVLPFRFFNSWLEKEGFDSIVADVVESYCNVGVRPNVVLANKFKHIRPKIKAWRDEVCAKDREDAGRDKEEFELLDSLAEERDLSEEELWIKMEFRTNICERERLKSKNGIPGLFVNEVWVEDPKLIKKEVFRFFRNHFVEKVGNRPGLRCHGLSRLSDAEVISLSEHFTDKEVKEAVFECGVDKAPGPDGLNFRFLKHF; translated from the exons ATGCTGGTCAATGGGAAGTTAACCGGAAGTAATCAGATTCTTAATATCATTGACGTGTATGCTCCTCAGAGGGTGTTGGAGAAGAAAGTTGGTTGGAACAGTCTGGCCGATATTCTTAAATCGGGGGTTGGGCAATGGGTGTTGTTAGGGGATTTTAATGTTGTTAGGTTCCCAGAAGAAAGAAAGAATTCTGCGTTCAATAGGTCTTGTGCTAAGGAGTTCAATGATTTTATCGACGAGTGCGGGTTGGTTGAGTACAGTATGAAGGGCAGAAGCTTTACTTTTCTTGCTCCAAATTCTACCAAACTTAGCAAAATTGATAGGGTGCTG CCGTTCAGATTTTTCAATTCGTGGTTAGAAAAAGAGGGATTCGATAGTATTGTGGCCGATGTAGTGGAGTCTTATTGTAACGTGGGAGTCCGTCCTAATGTGGTTCTGGCCAATAAATTTAAGCATATCAGACCGAAAATTAAAGCATGGAGGGATGAGGTGTGTGCCAAAGATAGAGAGGATGCAGGGAGGGATAAAGAAGAATTTGAATTATTGGATAGTTTGGCCGAAGAGAGGGATCTTTCGGAAGAAGAGTTATGGATCAAAATGGAATTTCGTACGAATATCTGTGAAAGGGAACGTTT GAAAAGTAAAAATGGAATTCCAGGATTGTTCGTTAATGAGGTTTGGGTTGAGGATCCGAAGTTAATTAAAAAAGAGGTGTTCCGGTTTTTTAGGAATCACTTTGTTGAGAAAGTGGGTAATAGACCGGGTTTGCGGTGTCACGGTCTTAGCAGACTGTCTGATGCGGAAGTGATCAGTCTATCTGAGCATTTCACGGATAAGGAGGTTAAGGAGGCTGTTTTTGAGTGCGGTGTTGATAAAGCTCCAGGCCCTGACGGGCTCAATTTTAGATTCCTAAAACACTTCTAG